In the Mesorhizobium australicum genome, TTTGGCTGACCGACAGGAAGCCGAGACCGGGCGGCAGCATGAAGCCCTTCTGCGAGCCGGAGACAGCGAGATCGACGCCCCATTCTTCCTGGCGGAAGTCGATCGACCCGACAGAGGATACGCCATCGACGAACAGCAGAGCCGGATGCTTGGCAGCGTTGAGTGCCGCCCGCACTGCGGCGACATCGCTGGTCACGCCGGTCGCGGTTTCGTTGTGGGTGACAAAGACCGCCTTGATGCGGTGTTCCTTGTCCTTGGCAAGACGCTCGGTGTAGATTTCGACCGGAACGCCCGTTCCCCATTCCACATCGACCACGTCAACGTCGAGTCCGAAGCGCTCGGCCATGTCGACCCACAGATGCGAGAACTGGCCGAAGCGCGACATGAGCACCCGGTCGCCAGGGTTCAAGGTGTTGGTGATCGCCGATTCCCAGGCACCCGTGCCCGAGGAGGGAAAGATGAAGACGCGGCCAGTCTCGTTGCGGAACACTTTCATCAGGTCGGTGAAGAGGCCGCGTGTGAAGCTAGGATAATCCGGCGCGCGCATATCCTCCATCGGCATGTTCATCGCCTGCCGGACGACCTCCGGAACATTCGTCGGTCCCGGAACGAAGAGCTGGGTGAAGCCGGCCATAAAATGTCTCCCGAAGATCGTCGCGGGCACGGTGCCCTATCTGTGGCGTTCGGAAGGATGATCGGTTTTGCGCCCACCGCTCACAACACCTGTCCAGATAGATTAGCGGGCTCCGGGGCGTTGGGCTGAGCCCACTCTTTCAGGTGCAGGGGCGTCCTATCGGATAGGTCGGAACCTACCCAGGCGCATCGGCAACCGAGCACCATTTCCGTCCTGTCCACCCCGCTATCGCAGGTCGGCGCGGTGTCTCCTGCTCCCATTCGTTCATGAAATGGTTGAATTCGGCGGTAGACGGGAAAGCGGTACCCCTGCGCCGAAAGCCGTCTGCCATGATTTGATGATTGGCTTTAAGTGCATGCCTTATGTCATGCGCTACAGTCGTTTCACAAATTGAGGTTCTGGCTGCCGGTGACCTGGGCCGTCGGCGGGTCTGGACGGATGAAGAGAAGATCCGCATCGTCGAGGAGAGCTTGCAGGGCTATCGGCAGGGTTCGGCGACGGCTCGGCGCTACGGGTTATCGCGCTCGCTGCTTACGATCTGGCGTCGGGAGTACCGGAGCGGCGTTCTTGGCCGTGCGGCTTACCATGGCTTCGTGCCGCTGGCGATTTCGCCGCCGGAAGCCGAGCCTCGTGAGGTGGTGTCGCAGCCTCGGACTGATGATGACGTGCGGATCGAGATCGGTCTACCGAATGGCCGCCGCCTGACGATCCCGGCCTCGCTCGATCCGAACATCCTGGTCCGTCTGTTGCCGGTTCTGGACGCGTCATGATCGCATTTCCGGCCGGGGTGAAGGTCTGGATCGCGGGTGGCGTGACGGACATGCGTTGCGGCATGAACAGCCTGGCGCTGAAGGTGCAGGAAGGGCTCGGGCGCGATCCTCATGGCGGCGAACTCTTTTGTTTCCGGGGACGCAAGGGCGATCTGATCAAGGTCCTGTGGCATGACGGGGTTGGCATGTCGCTCTATATGAAGCGCCTGGAGGCCGGAAAGTTCATCTGGCCAATCAGCCATATCGGCTCTGCCGTTCCTGTTTCGTCAGCGCAATTGGGCTATCTTCTCGAAGGGATCGACTGGCGTAATCCGCGCTGGACGCAGCGACCTTCGAAGGCAGGTTGATCGTCCATATTTATCTGTTTTTGTTAGGTTTTCGGCGGCTATCATGGTAACCTTTCCACCATGGATGAAGCCGCTTCGGAGATTGCCAGATTACGCGAAGCGCTTGCGGCATCGGAGGCTCGCGCCGTCTTGGCCGAGACCGAACTTGCGCAGGTCCGCGCCGTCGTCTCAAGCTCCGAGGCGATGATCAGGCACCTCAAGCTCGAGATCGCCAAATTGCGACGCGAGCAGTATGGCCAGAGTTCGGAACGCCGTGCCCGGCTGATCGACCAGATGGAGTTGCAGCTCGAAGAACTCGAGGCCGACGCAACCGAAGACGAGATAGCGGCAGAACGCGCCGCGGCGAAGAACACGAATGTTTCCGCCTTCGAACGTCGTCGTCCGGTGCGCAAACCATTTCCGGAACACTTACCGCGCGAGCGTCTGGTTATCGAGGCTCCCTCGACCTGCACCTGCTGCGGTTCGCCCCGAATCTTGAAGATGGGCGAAGACATAACCGAGACGCTGGAGATGATCCCTCGCCAGTGGAAGGTAATCCAGACGGTGCGCGAGAAGTTCACCTGCCGGGATTGCGAGAAGATTAGCCAGCCACCGGCGCCCTTCCATGCCACACCGCGCGGATGGGCGGGACCGAACCTGCTGGCGACGATCCTCTTCGAGAAGTTCGGCCAGCATCAGCCCCTGAACCGCCAGGCCGAGCGTTATGCCAGGGAAGGCGTCGATCTCAGCCTCTCCACGCTGGCCGATCAGGTCGGCGCTTGCGCCACCGCCCTGCAGCCGGTCCATGATCTGATCCGGGCACATGTTCTCGCCGCCGAGAGGTTGCATGGGGATGACACCACCGTGCCGCTTCTGGCTCGGGGAGCAACGAGGCAGGCCCGGCTCTGGACCTACGTCCGCGATGACCGCCCCTTCGCGGGCGGCGCTCCTCCCGCGGCACTTTTCTACTTCTCTTCCGATCGTGAGAAGACCCATCCCAACCGGCATCTCGCTGGATGGAGCGGCACACTGCAGGCTGACGCCTACGGTGGCTACAACGACCTCTATCGTGCAGGCCGCAGCCCCGCGCCGGTGCTCAGCGCCCTGTGCTGGAGCCATGCGCGGCGCAAGTTCTTCGAACTGGCAGACATTGCCGGCAATGTGCGCAAAGGCAAACCCGGTCACGAGATCTCGCCTGTCGCGTTTCAGGCCGTGGCTCTTATCGACGCCCTGTTCGACATCGAGCGTGGGATAAACGGTATGCCTGCCGAGAAGCGGCTTGCTGCCCGACAGCAGCATGCCCGCCCTCTCGTCGAGGAATTGCACGACTGGCTCAAGGCCCAGCGCGCGCAAATGTCCAGGCACAATCCCGTTGCCAAGGCGATCAACTACATGTTCGAGAAGGAGGGACGCTGGGAGGCCTTCACCCGTTTCCTCGAAGACGGCAGGCTTTGTCTTACGAACAACGCCGCCGAACGCGCTCTGCGCGGTATCGCTCTCGGCAGAAAGGCATGGCTCTTCGCCGGTTCCCAGCGCGGAGGCGAGCGCGCCGCTTTCATGTATTCCCTGATCGTTACGGCAAAGATGAACAATATCGACCCGCAGGCCTGGCTGGCGGACGTGCTCGCCAGGATGCCCAGCTTCCCCGTATCCAGAGTACCTGAACTGCTGCCGTGGAACTGGTCTCCCGCCGGAGACGCCCGGCAAGAGGCCGCCTGATGGCACGCCCAACCCGTGTCTACACCATCGAATACGTCGCCACGCTGATAGGCGAGAACCTCGAACTCCTCCAGGAAATCACCGGCAATTCGGAGAACATCGACTACGGCGAGATGATCCATGTCCACGACGGAAGCGAAGAGGGCATCACTACCTTCACCGACCGAGGCATCGAAAGCCTGAAGGAGTTCCTCGCAGACGTACGGACCTGGGACGGCGGTGTGCGACAGTTCCTCGCGGATTCCCAATGCGATCCGGGAATGATCAAGCGCGTCATGGCAGACAAACCAAATTCCTGATCTCTCGCGGTCTTGGCCGGATGGATACGGAAAGCGAGGAACGCCCGCGCTTTATATTGCGCTTCCCGACCGTCGAAGCCCGAGCCGCATGCTAAACCATAGACCTATATGGCGCTGCTTCACCGGACCAGTCCTCGGCCACGCACACGTCAGCGACACCTACTGGTATCTGCAGGCAACGCGAGATCCTGATGGTGCAGATCGCGGCGGCCGGGGAGCCTTTGCACCAAGGAGCCGTCACATGACCGCGCTGGCTCCTCATCTCTCAGCGTTCTTACGGAAGCACCTACCGCACGAGCGGCGGGCGAGCCAACACACCTGTGAGGCTTAGGGAAGATGCCTTCCGGATCGGCGCCCGACAGCGTGAACTCGTGTTGTCCAACGTCCGTAGTCCCAGCGCGACGGTTAGTGCAGTGTCAAACGCTCAATACCAGTCGGGCGTGTGGCGACTGCCGAGCATTTCACCGTAGGTATCGATACGACGATCGCGGAGCACTTGATTGAAAGCGTTGCGCCGGGCGTCTGCGAGATTGACTGTGGCGATAAGCACTTCCTCTTTATCCTGACTCGCCGGACCGGCGACCGGCCAACCGCTGTGGCCGGCGATCAGGCTCTGGCCAATGAACGGCTGACCGCGTTCGGTGCCGATACGATCTGCGGCTGCAACGAATACCGAATTGCTGTGCGCAGCTGCCATCACAAGGATGTTGGCCATGGCTTGGCTCTTCGGATCCTGCCCCGGGATCGGCACCCAGTTGGTCGGTACGCAAATTATTTCCGCGCCTTGCAACGCAGAAAGCCTGAAACATTCAGGGAACCAACAGTCATAACAGATGTGACAACTGATGCGCCCGAGGGGTGTATCGAACACCGGGAAACCAAGGTTACCTGGCGAGAAGTATAACACTTCGTCCCCCCATAGATGCATCTTGCGGTAGCGCCCAATCACACCATCGGGTCCGAGGATTACCGCCGAGTTGTAAAGCTTCTCACCATCGCGTTCGACGATGCCGGCTACTAGGTGCATACCCAGCCGATTGGCGGCACGACACCATGCCTCGGTCGACGATCCTGCCGGAATCAGTTCCGCCAGCGATCGCGCCTCAGCACGCGTCTGAAAGACATAGCCGGTATTGCACAGCTCCGGCAATACCATAAGATTTGCCCCCTTCGCAGCAGCCTTTTCCATTAGCGTAATGCTGCGCGTCACATTCGTCTCGATCGCACCGAAGCTCGGTTCCATCTGGCCGACGGCGACGGTGACCTCGGCTTCTTTGTTCCGTTTCGACATTAGCTCACCAAAATGGCTTTTCCAAAACGCTACTCAGTCTGCAGACGCAGCGAAACTGGATGGGTGCCACCCGTTCGCATAGTCATTCATCCGGGGCACCCGATCCAGTCCGGAAATTTTGCGCCCGGCAAGTCGCCGACTAGATACTACCTGTGACGATTGCGACACCCGCAACCGCGGCAAGGCCCCCTGCTACACGGACTAAGGTTTCTCCGCGGGATCCGACTTTGCTGGCGGCGATCAGGCCAAGCGCCAGGCCGCAGGCATGCAGCAGCGCCGTCGCAATGATGAAGCCGGCGCCGTAGGCAAGGCCAGCGACGGTTTCTGGCATCTCGGCGCCATGGGCGTAGCCGTGGAAGAGGGCAAAGATGCCGACCAGCGCCATGGCTACGGCAATCACGATCCTGAAGCCAAGCGCGACTGCGGCGCCGAGCACAACGATCGACAGGCCGATGCCAAGCTCGACGAAGGGCACAGGGATGCCAGCGAAACCGATGGCGCCGCCGATGGCCATGACCGAAACGAACGCAGCCGGCACCAGCGACAGCGGCATCCGCCCAACTGGGCAGCGAGCAGGCCGACCATGACCATGGCGAGCACGTGGTCGACGCCGCCGATCGGATGCCAGAAGCCGTGTGCGACTCCGCCGATGTCGCCGACCCCGACATGGGGGCTGGCAATCATCGAGCTGGCAGCAAGCATGGCCATTGCGGCCAATGCGGTAATCGGAGTTCTTTCCATCTTCAGTCTCCTTGCATTCGGGTTGTTGCCGGTAATATGACTGTTGCCTCTTACTTTCGGCGTGGTGTCGGCAGCACCCCGAAGGCCGCCTCCACGGAGAGCGCAAAGGCGTTCGAGTTCGCGCTGTTGTGGGATCAAACTGATTCGATCAAAGGTTTGAATCCGTCCATACATTCTTGAACGAATGCCAATTCTGCCTTGGATTGCTAAAACCTTTAACCCGGGGGTGATAGCAGACAGAGCCACGTCGCAAAGTCAGCATTGGCAGGACCGGCAGATCGTCCATGATCAATGCGTGGGCCTCTCGATACAGCTGGCTTCGTTGATCGCCACTCTGGGCTTGCCGAGCTTTGTCTAGCAAGCGATCTACGGCGGAATTGGAGTAATATCCTGCATTGAACCCAAACGGCGAAGTGTTCCGGGAATGCAGCACCTGCTCCAGCCAGACATCGCAGGACATGCCCCAGCTCATCTGCGAGACGCCTGCGCCATCCGGCAACCCGGATCGCCATTCGTTGCAGTAGAAAACCCAGTCTTCTGTCCGCACAATCTCTGCACCGAATCCAATCGCCTCAAGATTCCTCGCCAGATGCTCGCAAATACGGACGGGCATGAGCTGGCCGGATCCTGCGTTGGCCGTCACGATGCGCAATCGCCAGCCTGGGGGGACGCCTGCTTCCGCCAACAGCTGCCGGGCACGCTCGGGATCGTATCGGTAGGGAAAATTGTACCCCCCATCGAAGGCCGGTGAAGCGGGCGGCAGCATGCCGGACGCGACGGCCGTGTGTCCGCGGAAAATGTCGTGGCTCAGCCTGTCCCGGTCGACCGCATGCGCTATGGCGTGACGCACTCGAACGTCGCTGAGGACCGGATCGCGCATGTTGAAAATGAAATACCAGACATAGGGTACCTGGCCTTCGAGGACGACAAATCCACGCCGTTCTAATTTGTCGAGATCGCTCCCCTCTAGGCCGTAGGCCAGATCGGCATCACCATTGAGCAATGCGTTGTACCGATCTTCAAGGTTTGGATACGGCTTGAACTCAATACCTTTGAGCTTGGGCAAACCACCCCAGTAATCCTCATTCCGCCGCAGCCGAACGCCACTGCCGAAAGGTGTTGAAAAGCGATTGTCAAAACGAAAGGGGCCGGTGCCCGGCGCATGGTCGGCAATGCCTGAGTTGCCAAGCTTTTTTAGAGCCTCTGGACTGATGAAGACATGCGCACCCGGTGCGTCCTCCTGTGTCATGTAGCGGAGGAACTCCGGAAATGGCTCCTTTAGCGTGAGTAGGATCGAAAATGGCCCCAAGACTTCCACGGACTTCAATGCTTCAAGTCCAATCCGGTTGTAATCCGCCGCCACTGGCGAATATTGAGGCGCCTCAGGATTCCACATGCGGTCAATGTTGAACCGCACGGCCTCCGCATCAAGCCGGGTGCCATCGTGGAACCGAACATGCTCCCGCAGACGAAACAAATATTGCAGTCCGTTGCTGGAAACCTCGACTGAAGTGGCAAGCGCTGGGATAAGCCGCGTCGGACTGGCTACTTCATCCTCCAGATCGTCCTCGTACAGGCTCTCGAACATCTGCTGGACAACTCTGCCTGTATTCCAACCGCCAAACGATGCGGGCGGATCGATCGCGTCCACCTCCCAGTCAAGGGCGACGCGAAGAACAGAGTCAGGGGCGCTTTCCGGTGCCGTCATGATATCTCCTTCGGGTTTATATCAGAAATCGGATCCCGCAACCCGGCCGCAGCCAGAACTTGGTCGGCGATGTGGGTCATCGATGCGTGTCCTTCCAGGGACCAGCGCCGGATGAGTTGATACGCTTGCTCTTCGCTGATCGATCGCTCGGCGGCGAGGTGCCGGACCGCATTATTCACCACGCGACGCGATCGCAGGGTTTCTTCCAGCTTCGCGATCTTGCTGTTCTGCCGGCGTTCAAATCGGTATCGCGAACTTGCAACCGTCAACGTCGACAAAATCCCAAAGGGGTGGATGGGCTTGCCGATGATGGCTTGCACGTCCGCTTCAAGGAGTTCGCGGACGACCGTGGGGCTCTCATACTCGACGATGCCTATAAGGGCGCCATCGCGATCCCGTTTCAGGTCGCTCACATTGAGGGAAGAGTGCCCGCCGAAGGTGCAGAAGACGACATCGGCATCAGCCGGCCAACGATCGGGTACCGGCCACAGGGTGTCGACTTGGCATCCGATCCGCTTCAAGTGCCGAACAAGTTCATCACAGACCGAATCCGGCGGATGGATCACACATGCTCGAAGGTTCCGCAATTCACGAATCAACGCCTCACCGGACATTGTCGATTTCCTCGTATCCGTGATCCCGGTCGATGCGGCCGAGGCCCACATAGTTCACAAGGTACGGGTCCGGTTTCATCGCCCTCTTGAACTCCGCGACGACCCCGAATTGCCGCCCCGCCTCCGTCATGCCGATTCTAGGCCAGAGGTAGGTATGGCTGTTGTCCGGATCGACCATGACCACGCCCTGGGGAGCCGAGATCTCGAGGCCGAGCACCTCCGTGCGAAGCCGTTCCGGATCCAGCGTTCCCGCACGTTCCAAGGCTCGCGCAAAGAGCAGCACGGTAAAATATGCAGCCTCCGCACAGGCATCGGCCGGGCGCTTGGCTCCGAAACGTTGGTGATAATTGGCAACGAAGCTGCTGTTTCGCGGCGATTGCACCGTTTCGAAATAGGGCGCCGAGACAATGTGGCCCGGCCGCGGCTCGAACCACATTTCCTGAAGATGCGCCTCGTTGGTCGTAAGGGAGGCGATCGGCATAACGGCCGGATCGAGATTCTCGGCCGCGTAGGCATCGTAAAGTGCCGCTATTCCCGGCCCCACCACCGTCGAGAAGATGACATCGGCGCCGAGCGATCGCGCTTCCTTGACCACAGCCACAAAGGCATCCCTCTGAGCGCCGAACGGCAGATAGTATTCGCCGACGATGCTGCCTCCGATTTCGGACAGGAGGTCGCGCATGATCCTGTTGGATTCACGCGGGAAGAGATAGTCCGTGCCGACGCACATCAGCTTCCGTCCGTAGCGCGGGAACAGATATTCGGCGAGCGGCAGGTGCAGCTGGTTTGGGGCAGGGCCGGTGTAGATGACGTTGGACGAATATTCGAATCCCTCGTAACCGATCGAATACCAAAGCAAGCCTCCGCGGCGCTCGACTGCCGGAACCACAGCCTTTCGGCTGTAGGACGCCGAGCAGCCGAATATGTTGGTCACGCCGCGGTCCATGAGGAGCGAACTGGCGAGTTGGGTATAGCGCTGCGGATCGGAAGCCGGATCCAGGATCAAGGGAGAAATCGGCTTTCCAAGCACGCCGCCTGCGGCGTTTATCTCCGAAACGGCGAGCAATGTTCCCTGCAATTGCGAAGTCTCGGCAATCGCTGTGATCCCGCTTCTCGAGTACAGGACACCCACCGGCCATGTACCCTCCGAACGATAGGACTCCTGCAGTTCGCCAATGCCGGACATCTCGTGCCTTCCTGCTAGGTTGCAAACAGGCGCAGTGGATTACGCTGAAGCTGCAGCATCGCAATATCCAGTTCGAGCGTGGTCGAACTCATGTCGTCGAGAGCCAGGAGCAGGGCCTTTTCTGCAGCCTCAACAATGGTTGGGACACATTGATAGAGATGAACCTGGGCTTCAGCCGATCCCATCCGGCCGAGCCGCACGGCTGCCGAAAGGAGGCCGCTTGCCGTGCCGCGCAACTCCGCTAGGAGCGTGTTCTCAATGCCAATTCCCCTGGAGGCCGACACGGCTGCTGCGACGACGGCGAGGTTGCCGGTCTCACGCAGCTGCACTTCGCGGCAGAATGGATCGAGCACTTCGTGCGGCCAGACCTGAAGGGCGAGTTTTGCCAGCTGGCGACCGCACGAGGTCGATGCGTTCCGGGCCGGAACCGACAGCTTTGTGGCCAGAAGACGCTCGTCGACATCGTGCAATTGGTCGAGATCGGCCACCGAAAACATCCGATGCGCATGAGCGGCTGCAACGGCGTCGCAGCGGCCCGAGCCGTGGAGCAGCACCGCTTTGACGACTTCCACGATTTGAGCCGAGTTCTTTGGAAGCTCCTCCAGAATTCCTTCCAATCCGCTGGAGTGGACATAACGCCCGATCGGCAGCGAACTGTCGGCCAACTGAAGGGCCGTCAGGAAACTCGTGTCTATCGCGGTTCCTACCCACATTTCATTCATGGGCGTGCCCCGTCATCAAAAGGGGACGAGAGGCTCCCAGCCGGACGTAGTCGAAACGCAGGGATAGTTCGCCGAGCTTGAGATCTCGAACCGTCTTCGTCATGAGGTCCACACTCGACAGCATCGGCACGCGGATGGAGCACCCGTCCGCCTCAACCGGTACGTGCTGGTTGCCGAATGCGTGGCCGATAAGCGCGGCCTGCCGAACGATATCCGGAACCGAGCTGGTCTGGCTGAGGTCAACGATGAGGGCGAGCTCCTCGGGCCTGCACACGACCACCGTGTGATCCTCGTTGTCAAATAGGACTGCACCGTGAAAAAGGTACTGGCTGTGCTGCATCGATACCGCGAAATCGAGCCCGCCCTTCGTGTGCCGCCGAAGCCGCCGCTTGCCGGCCTCCGCCCAAGGCACATCGATGAAATCTAATGTACCGGCGCAGCCTTGGACTGCGTCCAAGGCGCCAACTATTCCGTTCGAGATAAGCATGGGACCTATTTCCTCTTAGATGGCGCTGGCGCCCCGATCATCTGCATCCGAATCCTTGACCAAGCGTCTTCCATGAGACGCGTGATTGTTGAGGACGACCGGGCGAGGACACGGACGATGATCCCTACCGCTCCGGGCAGGGCGCCTACGCCCAATCGAAAATCCTCGCCCGTCATGTCCAGGGACGAAGCGGCATCGTAAACGCCCTTTGCGTTGCCACCTGGAATGAGCGCCAGCAGGTTTCCCGAGTAGAGAAAGGAGCCGAGGACGCCTCTTATATTGATCGGCGTCGTCGTCGGTTCCAAGACTATGCGGTCCGTGAAAAGCGTGCTTCCGTCGAGCCTAATCTGCGTTTCCAGTTTGAGGCGGCTGAACGCGAAAATCTCGCCACGGGCCAAACGTCCCGGCGCGATGATTTCGCTCGCAATGAGCATGGATCCGCGATCGAGATTGATCGTAGTCTCCTGGTTGTAGGAGGATTGCGCCTGCGGTATGAGCTGGTCCGGCAGGTACTCAATGTACGACCCCTGCTTTGCCTCCAGCTGCACCTTCTGAAACGCTGATCCGTCGAGCATCCGGTGCAGCTTGGTCGCGGACGTGCTCGTGACATGAAGTTTTGCGCCGTTCCGCGCAGCAATCCGCAGTTCCAGCTGGTCGCCGCTAAACACCGCGCCCGAGGGATTCTGGACATAAATGAAAGCCATGCCAGGCTGGCTCTCGTCCAGAAAAAGGGGTGTGGTGAAATGCAAGGGAAATCTCTGGGCCCGCCGCATGAGGTGTGTTTTCCCGAGGCAGTCGGCTGCAAATTCCAGGTCGAGTAGGCCGGACGAGCGTGTCATGCCCGATCAATGCACCGCACAGCCGAACAGGGCCTCCCTTTTGATGATGTCAAAGACCTCCCATGCACCTTCCGGCGAACGCAAATTCGTGTAGATGGTCGCCTTTTGAGGGCGGTTGACCTGAACGTCGTGACGGATGCGATTCAGGTCGGCGCCTACATGCGGAGCGAGGTCTACCTTGTTTACGATAAGGAGATCGGCCTGGAGCATTCCAAGCCCCCGCTTGCGCGGGATGTCGTCGCCTGCGGCGCAGTCGATCACGAAGATCCAATAGTCCACGAGTTCCGAAGAAAATGTCGCGGCCAGATTGTCTCCGCCGCTCTCGATCAGGATCAAATCGAGCGAGTTGTCGCGTTCCAATGCATCGGCGGCCTGAATGTTGACTGAAGGGTCCTCGCGGATCGCGGTATGAGGGCACGCGCCGGTTTCAACGCCGATGACCAGCGTTTCTTCGATGAGGCCGCTTGCCTTGACCCGCATCGCGTCCTCCAGAGTCACAAGATCGTTGGTGATGACCGCAGGCTTCAGTCCCGCCTCATGGATGAGGGGCAGGAGACACTCGATTAGCCTCGTCTTCCCGGAGCCCACCGGACCACCGATGCCGATGCGAACGGCTTTTGCGGACATGACACTCTCCTATTTCAACGTTAAAGGGCGCCAAGCGGCACCTTGCTGGCCGGAAGCGACGTGCAGTGCTCACCGATCCGGCCGAGCGGTGCATCGGCAAAACCAAGGTTACTTGGCGGTAACCCATAGATGGATTCTTGCGGTAGCACGCAATCATCGTATCCGAGGACTACCGCCGAGTTGAGAAGCTTTTCACCGTCGCATTCGACGATGCCGTTCACTAGTTGCATACCCAGCCGGTTGGCGGCACGACACCATGCCTCGGTCGACGGTCTTGCCGAAATCAGTTCCGCCAGCAATCGCGCCTCAGCACGTGTCTGACAGAAATAGCGAGTATCACACAGCTCCCACAATACCATAAGATTGGCAGCAACCTTTTCCATAAACGTAATGCTGCGCGTTACATTCATCTCGTGGGATCAAACTGGTTCGATCAAAATGTCTGAATCCGTCCATACATTTTTGAACGAATGCCAATTCTGCCTTGGGTTACGAAACCCCTTTACTCGAGGGTGATAACAAACGTTACCACGTAGCAAATTCAACATTGGCAGTACCGGCAGATCTTCCATGATCTTTGCATTGGCCTGTCGATATAGCTGGCCTCGTTGATCATCGTTCTGGGTTCGTCGGGCTTTGTCCAGCAAATCATCTGCGACCAGATTGGAGTAATATCCTGCATTGAATCCAAACGGCGAACTGTTCCTGGAATGAAGTACCTGCTCCAGCCAGACGTCGCAGGACATACCCCAGCTCATCTGCGAGACACCGGCGCCATCCGGCAAACCGGATCGCCATTCGTTGCAATAAGAAATCCAGTCTTCTGTCCACACAAACTCTGCACCACACCCAATCTCCGCAAGACTCTTCGCCAGATACTCGCAAATCTGAACGGAATGCCCGGACCCAGCTTTTGCCGACATGATGCGCAATCGCCAGCCCGAGGGGACGCTAGCTTCCGTCAGTAGCTGCCGGGCACGCTTCGGATCGTATTCATAAGGAAAATTGTAGTCCGCATCGAAGGCTGGCGAAGCGGGCGGCAGCATGCCGGGAGCGGCGGCGGTGTGTCCGCTGAAGAAGTCATTGCTTAGCTTCTCCCGATCGATTGCGTGGGCGATGGCGTGACGCACGCGGACGTCGCTCAGGACGGGATCGCGCATATTGAAAATGAAGTACCAGATATAGGGTACCTGGCCTTCTAGGACGACGAAGCCGCGCCGCACCAACTCGTCGAGATTGCTCCCCTCGAGGCCGTAAGCCACGTCGGCTTCGCCGTCGAGCAAGGCCCTATAGCGGTCTTCAAGTCTCGGATACGGCCTGAACTCGATCGCGTTGAGCTTAGATCTCCCTCCCCAGTAGTCCTCGTTCCTGCTCAGCCGAACGCCGCTGCCGAAGGGCGTTGAAAAGCGACTGTCGAACCGAAACGGACCGGTTCCTGGGGCAAGGTCCGCAATTCCCGAATTACCGTGCTGTTTCAGTGCCTGCGGGCTGATGAAGACATGAGCGCCCGGGGCGTCCTCCTGCGTCATGTAGCGGAGGAATTCAGGGAAGGGCTCCTTCAGGGTAAGCAGGATCGTGAGCGGCCCCAAAACCTCAACGGATTTCAGCGCTTCGAGACCGATCCGGTTGTAGTCCGCTGCCACAGGCGAATACTGCGGCGCCTCAAGGTTCCACATGCGTTCTATGTTGAACCGCACAGCCTCCGCATCGAACCGGCTTCCATCGTGG is a window encoding:
- the ureG gene encoding urease accessory protein UreG; translated protein: MSAKAVRIGIGGPVGSGKTRLIECLLPLIHEAGLKPAVITNDLVTLEDAMRVKASGLIEETLVIGVETGACPHTAIREDPSVNIQAADALERDNSLDLILIESGGDNLAATFSSELVDYWIFVIDCAAGDDIPRKRGLGMLQADLLIVNKVDLAPHVGADLNRIRHDVQVNRPQKATIYTNLRSPEGAWEVFDIIKREALFGCAVH
- a CDS encoding ANTAR domain-containing response regulator, with protein sequence MSGEALIRELRNLRACVIHPPDSVCDELVRHLKRIGCQVDTLWPVPDRWPADADVVFCTFGGHSSLNVSDLKRDRDGALIGIVEYESPTVVRELLEADVQAIIGKPIHPFGILSTLTVASSRYRFERRQNSKIAKLEETLRSRRVVNNAVRHLAAERSISEEQAYQLIRRWSLEGHASMTHIADQVLAAAGLRDPISDINPKEIS
- a CDS encoding urease accessory protein UreD, with amino-acid sequence MHFTTPLFLDESQPGMAFIYVQNPSGAVFSGDQLELRIAARNGAKLHVTSTSATKLHRMLDGSAFQKVQLEAKQGSYIEYLPDQLIPQAQSSYNQETTINLDRGSMLIASEIIAPGRLARGEIFAFSRLKLETQIRLDGSTLFTDRIVLEPTTTPINIRGVLGSFLYSGNLLALIPGGNAKGVYDAASSLDMTGEDFRLGVGALPGAVGIIVRVLARSSSTITRLMEDAWSRIRMQMIGAPAPSKRK
- a CDS encoding transporter substrate-binding domain-containing protein translates to MSGIGELQESYRSEGTWPVGVLYSRSGITAIAETSQLQGTLLAVSEINAAGGVLGKPISPLILDPASDPQRYTQLASSLLMDRGVTNIFGCSASYSRKAVVPAVERRGGLLWYSIGYEGFEYSSNVIYTGPAPNQLHLPLAEYLFPRYGRKLMCVGTDYLFPRESNRIMRDLLSEIGGSIVGEYYLPFGAQRDAFVAVVKEARSLGADVIFSTVVGPGIAALYDAYAAENLDPAVMPIASLTTNEAHLQEMWFEPRPGHIVSAPYFETVQSPRNSSFVANYHQRFGAKRPADACAEAAYFTVLLFARALERAGTLDPERLRTEVLGLEISAPQGVVMVDPDNSHTYLWPRIGMTEAGRQFGVVAEFKRAMKPDPYLVNYVGLGRIDRDHGYEEIDNVR
- a CDS encoding ABC transporter substrate-binding protein, with translation MTAPESAPDSVLRVALDWEVDAIDPPASFGGWNTGRVVQQMFESLYEDDLEDEVASPTRLIPALATSVEVSSNGLQYLFRLREHVRFHDGTRLDAEAVRFNIDRMWNPEAPQYSPVAADYNRIGLEALKSVEVLGPFSILLTLKEPFPEFLRYMTQEDAPGAHVFISPEALKKLGNSGIADHAPGTGPFRFDNRFSTPFGSGVRLRRNEDYWGGLPKLKGIEFKPYPNLEDRYNALLNGDADLAYGLEGSDLDKLERRGFVVLEGQVPYVWYFIFNMRDPVLSDVRVRHAIAHAVDRDRLSHDIFRGHTAVASGMLPPASPAFDGGYNFPYRYDPERARQLLAEAGVPPGWRLRIVTANAGSGQLMPVRICEHLARNLEAIGFGAEIVRTEDWVFYCNEWRSGLPDGAGVSQMSWGMSCDVWLEQVLHSRNTSPFGFNAGYYSNSAVDRLLDKARQAQSGDQRSQLYREAHALIMDDLPVLPMLTLRRGSVCYHPRVKGFSNPRQNWHSFKNVWTDSNL
- a CDS encoding urease accessory protein UreF encodes the protein MNEMWVGTAIDTSFLTALQLADSSLPIGRYVHSSGLEGILEELPKNSAQIVEVVKAVLLHGSGRCDAVAAAHAHRMFSVADLDQLHDVDERLLATKLSVPARNASTSCGRQLAKLALQVWPHEVLDPFCREVQLRETGNLAVVAAAVSASRGIGIENTLLAELRGTASGLLSAAVRLGRMGSAEAQVHLYQCVPTIVEAAEKALLLALDDMSSTTLELDIAMLQLQRNPLRLFAT
- a CDS encoding nitrilase-related carbon-nitrogen hydrolase → MNVTRSITFMEKVAANLMVLWELCDTRYFCQTRAEARLLAELISARPSTEAWCRAANRLGMQLVNGIVECDGEKLLNSAVVLGYDDCVLPQESIYGLPPSNLGFADAPLGRIGEHCTSLPASKVPLGAL